The genomic stretch CCCTGCTAACCAGCTCCCTATCCCTACTCCACCCTACCTGGGgtcttcaccaccaccatccccatccCCCACTGCAGGCTCCACTGACCGATGCACAGCTCCAGGGTGACATGATCGGAGGACTCATAGGGACGAGACAGGAAGAGGACCATATGGAAAGGCTGCCCACGGCGGAGAATCAGCTCATCGTACTCGAACTCGTCTGTGTGGTGCTCTCGGCGGTTCTGGTCTGAGCGTGAACTCAGCAGATCCATGCCAGTGACCACCAGCATTCCCTCTGCAAGGCCACAGCTCTGGCTCAGTAGAGCCCCACAGGGCGTCTAGGCCCCCACCACTAGCCTCCCAGGCCCCCAGAGATGTCAGAATGAGCCTCAGGCCCAATTAAGGCATTTTGGCTCTCAGATAGCATGGCCAGGTGGGCCTCACCCCGGATGGTGCCATCTCCAGCTGCGTTCACAGCGCTGCCCCGGGAGCCAGGCCGGCGGGAGTCTGAACCCCGGGAGTCGGGTCTTCGACTCCTGGAGCCAGACCCTCGACCTCCCCGGTCTCCACGGCGCTCAGGCCCCCAGTCATCGTCTTCTGCGTTCCTGCAagagcagcagccacagcagcgaGCCCAGAAGGATCGGCCCCCGCGGCGAGAACGTCTGTCTGGCTCTGGTTCCGGCTCTGGAGAAGGGGTGGTGGGGGGCTGCCAGGGGTTTCCACCCCAGCGGCCGACATCCGAGCGAGGACCCCCTATGTGGAAGAGGCAAGGAGGCTCTGATCACTCACTCAGACCTCCTTTACCCCTACAGGATGCTCCAGTCAGCTCACTCAGAAACCCTCCATCCAGAGAGCTGATTCCGTCCCAGCCAGATGACAGGTGatctgaccctgaccctgagaTTCCCTCAGATCCACCCAGAGACCTTCCCCCAAAGACTCCtctcactcacctagagaaaCTTCCCACATTAGAGAGATGAGTCTTTTTCCCCTCTCACCCTCACAGGGACATCCTTCAAAGCAGATGCCCAATCCAGAAACCTGCTCCAGGACTCATCCCGGAAACGAGTGCACGCTTGTCACAGCTTCGAGGCGGCAGCACAGACCATCCTGAGCCTGCTCCCCCTGCCAGCTCCTCAGTCTGGAGATCCAATGCTGAAGCCTCAAGGACCATTGCTTAGAAGGAATCCCCCACCCACTGCTCCCCGAATTAGATGAGTGACATTCACCACTGGGGGTCCTGGCATTTTCCCACGTTGTCGGGTCAAACACCCATGAGCAGTtgctgggaggggaagggggcggaGGTGCCTGAAGTCAGTCTTCCCAGGCAGGGGATCTCTGGTCGCCGGGAGCCTCGCTGGGGCGGACAGGCTCTGGCTGGCCCGCACTCCACCTTGTTGGGACCCGACCTCGGCCCCCAGACAGCATCGCTGGGGTTCAGCATCACAGTGCCCCGTCGGAGCCCCTCACCTGATGAAGGTGTTGGCGACGACATCTCTGAGTCCCGCGGCGGAGGTGGAACAGGTCGGGACCGATGGGACGGGACAGACTCCGCCGCACGAATGGAAAGCGTGGGGCGGGCCGGTAAGTGGTTTTTAAGGGGGGAGGGCGGGGCCAAGCTTCTGGGAAGAAGAGGAAGGTTGCTTCGTCACCCCCACTTGGGGGAGGAGGTCCAGCGTCTGGGGGCCGGGAAATGACTCTGGGCCACACCCTCTTTTCCCCTTTCGAGGAACTAAGGACCGACAAGTAGGGAGAGGGCGCGGTTGGTGTCTGTGAGGGCTCAAGTTGGAAAGACTCCCGGCGATCACCTGTCTGGGGGATGCTGCCTGCCAAACTGGGTGCATCAGAGACACATTCTCAGTGGAGAAGCTCAGAGGGCAATGGGCCAGGGGCCACCTCTGTCCAGCAGACTTGCTGTTCCCAAGCCCAGGCTGCCCGCCTGTGTCTCTGAAACTGTCCATGGGCTCGCTCTAGGAATTGTCCAGCCCAGGGAGGTCCCTGGATCCCAAGTTGTTAGAGACTGGTGACATCAGCACCTGGCCCTCAGACTGGCTCCACCAGCCAGCCCTTGACCTGCCGGCTCTACCAGATCCTCTGACCCTACCATCCACCTGtccctccttcttcctctggCTCCGCCAAGCCCCCAGTATGAGTGAGAGCTGCTTCCTGCTCCCTGGGACCCTCCACCTTTGGGATTAGGAAGGTCAGAGTGGAAGCGATCTCGTTTTCTAACGGTCACCCTTCCCCAACCCCCAGGGGTTTGGAGGTGACTTTGGTCTTTGCTCTGGGGCTCAGGTGGAAATGAAGTCTCTCTCCCCAGTCTGCAGAGTACCCCTTTCTTCCACTGAGACAAATGTCTGGTGAGCTGGAGGCCGGAGTTCTCAACTTGGAATTCTTCCTAGGAATCCTGACCAACCGGCTGCAGGCACCTGCCCAATTCCATCCCAACCCTGAGAGAAACACCACAGAGGCCACCAAGAGAACCCCAAGGCAAAGAGGAGGTCAGGCATCTTCCGGAAGGTTGGGACCCTGTTCTTAGGTTCTATTCTCTCCATCCTGCCATTGTCCCAGCTCTGCCCATGGGACACTGAACAGAAGACAGTAAAAACAGGGAGGGCAAGGAGATACAAGGAAGCTGCCTGGAGGAGAGGCTGAGTTTGGTGATGCATGCGGCAGGGAGGTGCCTAGGGGAGTGGGGACAGAGGCTCCAGGACCTAGCAGAGCCCTCCGCATCTTCATGACCTTTTCCTGTCCAAGTCTAAGCTCCAGACCTGGCAGGGGGTGGCTAACCCCACCTCCAGCACATTCAAGAATAGAAATCACACTAGCAGAAATAAAATTTCCAGGCAGGTCAGCCAAAGGGCTTCACGGAAGGCTGTTTGTATATCACTCCGGATACAGAAAGGACAGGGAGGGCCCTGAGAGTCCAGTGTGTGTACATGTAGGCCCAGGTAGATTCTCAGGGAAACAGGAAAATGCCTGGTCACATTCTCTCCCTCCTGTTTCAATCAATCTTTCTGTTTCCCCACCCAGCCAGGTTTGACTCAGGGCCCTCACCCCTGAGCCACTCCCCTTTCGTCCCAGGAGGCTCAAGTGCCGCAGGGCTTTCAGAGTCAGGACAAGGTACTTGTGTGTGTTGGAGGGGGGACCCTGGGAAAAGATACTATCTTTGTACTTTAGGACCTAAGGCCAGGTTCTGCCCAATCCAGAAGCAAGAACATGAATCTGGAATCCCAGACCAAGTTACAAAGACAGCTTTGGCTCCAGCACTTGAGCTCAGCAACCTTGGGTACGTCTGAACAGCAGTTTCCTCATCAGCACAATGGGCCTAATCATCTCAGCCCTGAGAGCTTGCGGGGATCAAATGGGATCAAGTATTTTCAAGGGCTCTTTATCCTGGGCATGCTACTCATGGAGACTAATAGTGTTGTTATAAGACAGTGGAGCCAGGGCGCCCTGAACACACCTCCTGGGAACAGCTTTGGTGAAGGAGAGCCAGGGCAGACAGGGTGTCTGGAAGGGACACAGATCACAGAAGAAACTTCTCTCAGCCTTTCTAGTTGGAGAGACTTCCAGGTGCTTTGTAGCCCCACTCAAACTAGAACCTGAACCCAAACCTGATGCCAGCCTGGAGCTTAGGCGCAGCCCAGCCCCAAAGCAGAAGGCAGACTCCAATCCAGCCGTGGCCCTGATTCTGCCCCCAACATGGAGGTTCTGCTTCTCCCCGACAGGGAACAGCAAGACTGAGCATGAAACGGAAGCACAGCGGGGGAGCCGACacatctctctccctttcttgtcCAGAAAAGCAGTGGTGACAGCAATAACGGTGGTGGCGGCAGCAGCTTAGCAGTGCTCAGGGACCTCCTCATTGTTTATTCAGTTCCAATAAGTTAAAGGgcaagggtgggggcagggcctcTTAGGTGAGGATGCTGCTAACCGAAGGCAGCAGCTCGGCCAGGTGCTCCGAGCTGCCCTCCGCCTGGCACAGCGGGTTGCCCTGCAGGTTGAGGAGGGTCAGCCTGGGGCAGGAGGCGAGAGGCTGGAGCACCGCAGGCTGTTGGAGGCCTTGGGCAGGAGTCAAGGAAAGCTCAGCTGGTTCTCCAGATCCGCCTGCTCCTGAACACCTGTCACTGCAGATCGAGCACTGCTACTGAGCAACCCGCTGGATGGGCCCCTTGGCCACTTCCCTGTAGGACACAGGCCTCTAGGCTGCAGATACCTGCCCCTGGGAgccaggcaggaggcacaggaccCTGAGGGGATATGGTCCCGGAGGAGTGGTGGAAACTGTGGCCAAGGGGAAAGCCAGCCCCTGCTGCAGAGGCGCCCATGATTCATCAGTGGCCAAGGGCTCCCAAGTGGAAATGCAGGCCAAAGCGTGCTTCAACTTACACATTTGAGAATAATCagaattctagatttttaaagaatataaaaccTCCTGATTTTAAACATACGATGTGGTACCCAAGAACATCTGTAGGCAGTGGTTTGTGAACTTAGGTTTGAGGGAGTCACTTCCTTCCATCCTGCAAAACTCTACCAGTGAGAGTCAATAACAGCCTCATACAGTGCCAGGCTATCCTCTCCTCAGTTCAGATGGCCAATGCCCCCTCCTCACGCCCAGGGCATACCCGCCCTGCCTCTTGGCCATCCCTTCCTGGTGTGGCACCTTGCCCTCCCTGCTGTCTGAATGGCACCCAGACGGAAGGATACGGTTGTTACACAGGACAAGCTCCTGCAACCGGGGCaggttggtgacaccatccagggATTCAATTACATTATCATTGGCCTGCAGCACCTGGGAGCAGGGAAGACAAGGCAGGTAGGTAGGCAGCTGTCAGTATGGGATTTGTACAAGCCACCGGGGAGCCCAGGGTGATCAGCTTACAGGGCATGGAAAGGCTCCTCGGGTCAGGCTGGGTGACAGAAGAGAAGGCTGGGGTCATCTGTGGGGGCTGGGAGGACCCGGGCATCTCTTAGTAGGGTGGAGTGATTTGTGAGgtggaggaaggggaaagggaaaCCCAGAACAATGACAGAGGATTGGGGGCTTTACCTCAAGGCAGCGCAGGGCAGCCAGAGCAGGGGGCAGGGCTCGGAGACGATTGTGTGACAGGTCAAGGTGAGTGACCAAGAGCAGCTGCTCCAGATGGCAGAGCACCGTCAGATCCTGAGGAGGGGGACGAGATACCCAGCGAGGCCTGGAGGACAGCTCTCAGCTGTCGTTTATCAGGCCTTTGCCCAGTGCGCCCCACACAGGCCCTGGGGGGTCCCCAGCTGAGGACAGGAGGGAGCAGCTGGGAAGCATACCTCACCACCCCCAGTAGTACATGCTCCTGATCAAGGACACGGGGTCGGGGTGGCCTGTAGTGCAGGGAGCGGGGCAGGTACACGGTGCTGGGATGAACACAGATACCAGCGGGAGAGGGCCCAGTGAGCCCGGAGTTGGATTGGTGGGAGCAAAGGTGGGCAGCAGCACCATGTTAAAAATAAGGTGTTAGGGAGATTGATTAGGAACCACTACAGAGGAAAAACAGAGTCAGGAGTTTGTCAGGAATCTCTGAGAACTATTCAGCTGTTAGGTGTTGGGGTCTGCCCCAGGGAGAGAAGCATGGAATGAGCTAAGGAAATGTCCAGAAGGGCACGTGAGAAGGAAGGCAAAGCGGGGGACGGTGAGTGTCTTGGCTGAGGCCTGAGGAGCAGATATAGACACAGCCAGTCCTGAGGAAGAGGGAGGCGGGCCAgcggggtgagggtggggaaggcGCATGCGCACGCCCTACCTTGTGACCCAGGTGCAGCACGCGCACCTCCGCGTACTCCATCTTGAGCACACTGTTCTCCAGCAGGAACTTGCTGCGCAGGTCGTCCAGGTACGCTGCCCTCATTGGGTCCACAGCCTGGCGGGGAGAAGAGGGCACAGGGACTGTGTGTCAGCTGCCTGGCCCCTGCGTGCTGGGCTGCCCCCGTGCTAACTCCCATGGACCCAACTTGCCTTGAGGGTTTGGAAGTACTGCAGGGTCTCCTTCTCGTACTGCAGGGGGTCCAGCGCCCTCATCAGCAAGATGATGGTGAGCAGGCAccctggggagagggtggggattAGGACGGAGGGATCCTCCTGGCAAGGAGCCTGCCTAGGATGGGCCCTCAGAGAAGCAGGAGCTCAGGGGAATCGGGCCTCACATTTATTCTCAGGctccagctcctgcagctccttaCAGGACTCCAGTTCCGACTGTAGCACGGTGGACTTCTCCACTGACAGCTCACACCTgagggtgggcagggtgggggagcAGTGCTGGTCATCCCCAGTAGCCAGTCTGAGACATCTGCTTGAGCCCTCAGCATCCCACCCAGCTGCCCAGAGTGCACAGCCCTGCTCCTATCCGTGTGCTTCCCTGTGCTCATCACCTGAAGAGCTGCTCATCCGTGGCGGAGTCTCGGCACCAGCCCTCTTGGCGGCCTGAGAGACAGAGCAGGGGTAGGAGAGGACACCCATGAGAGGAAGACAGGGATGGGGGGCGCTGCTGCAAAGGGGGGAGGCTGCAGGCTGGCTCACCTTTTAAGAGCACACACTCCTTCTGGGCATCGCCTGCCGTCCAAATGACACGAAATGTATGCTGGGGCAACTGGTCGTTGAGGGAGGTGGCAGgcaggtcacagagctgggagcACGGGGTTAAGAGAAAGCCCAGGCTGCACCACTTTTCTGACTGTCCCACCCCAGCCCTGTCCCAGCCCCGACTCCACCCACCAACCCTGGGATACCCAGACGTGGCTAGGCCGGTTCCTGCCCTCTGGGGTCCTCCACTCCACAGCCAGGGGTGACTCATCAACCATGAGCAGCAAGGTCTCCATGCCGGAGCCCACCTGATGCAGGGGACAGAGACAGACCATCACTCCAACGGCACCAGGCCCACCATCCACGGTACCCTTCAGCAAAAGCTTCGGGACTCACGAGGAGAGGCCGAGAGAAGGAGACAGTCAGGCATGCCTCATCCCGGCTCACGTGCAGGCAGCGCAGGGCGTCCTGGGGATCAGCTGTGGGAAGAAACAGTCTCAGGTCTCCTTAAATATCCTTCCATTCCTTCTTGGCTCCAATCCCCCACTTCTTCCCTACTGTTCACCTCGTCCCAGGAGCCAGCGATGGTAGAACCAGGCACTCTGATCATTGGGGTCAGTGAAGAAGGCGTTCTGCACCAGCTCCAGCTCTGCAGGGGCCAAGGAGGCATGGTGCTTTGGTTAGGACCCTTCTGGGCTCCTGTCTACCCCCACATACTGCCCTCTCTTTGGAGaacttcctgccttcagtttcaCTTATATGCCAGCCTTACCCAGGCGCTGCGTACATCAGGAGCCAAGTGGACACTTGGGCTCTCTGCAGCCAGGGGCTGGATCTTATGCATCCCCAGAGCCAGGCATTTTCCCGAGTGGTAGGTTCAGGAGCAGGCCTAGGCATCAGGGTCAGAAGAGCAGCATGGGAAAGTCCTCTCAAGCACTCCCTGACCCTGCTTACCTTTGAGCAGCACATCCTCAGGGAGGCGCCCCTGGGGTCCAGAGTCTGGCTGAGGGTGCAGCTGGGGCAAGAGGCAGGAGCGGTAATGCCAGGAGGAGTAGTTGGAGAAGTTTCGGGTGATGAGGCTGTCAGTGAAGGCAAGCTCCTCTGCAGGGGGCACAGCTGCCTGTGCAGCCACAAACCGCCGGTAGTCCCAGCAGTGAACTGGGGGGATAGGCAGACAACACATCTCAGAAGCAGGGCAAGAAGAGCTGCCTGGCTGGGACCATGGCATCCCCTTGGCAACCCCAAGAAACACCTCTGTGCCCTCCATGGAGGACACATTTGGCCTTGTCATCCCTTGTGTCATCAGCTCAGTGGACCCATCCTGGCCATCCCTCCCAACTCTGGACCTTACTGAGGCCCTAGTACCGGGACATGGGGCAGGTGTAGGCAGGGAGACAGAATCTGCAGGCACGTACAGTTCCGCTCGTCAACCTCGAGGAAGCGGGCACACAACTCCAGCTCCCGGGCCCAGTTGGGCTCTGGCAGGCGGCCCAGCAGCCAGCAGCGGTGGTGCCAGGTACCATAAGACTTGGGGTTCACCCTCAGGCAGCTCTCCAGGAAGCCCAGTTCTGCCTTCACCAAAGTGGCCAACTCCTCAGGGGACCTGTGCCCAGAGGAATGGGGGTCAGGGCCCTCCAACACCCAGTCTCATTTCACCCTTGACTTTTTGCACCTAGCCCTCCACTGCCCTCTGCCTATGCCCCTGGCTGCCCCATTCTTCTCCCACCCCTGGACCTAGGCCGGGCAGGGCCAGAGCGAGGGCCATCTTCCTTGGGCCCTTAACCTCTACATACTTCTGGACCTCCAGCTGCTGGAGCACCTCTCGTCGACAGTTCCAGAGGGTGGCAAAGTCAGGGTTGGCTCCCAGAATCTGGCTTGTCAGTTCCAGCACTGACTCATCCAGCTCTCCAGCCTGGCGCTGAGAAGATAGATAACAGGATCAGGGATCACATCACTCTTCTTCTACAGAGCTCCATAACATAAATAGAACTACTGAATGTTCTGTGAATGCCACACTTTACTACAAGTACTATATAAAGCCCTTTATGGGATAATATGTAATCTTGCAATCATTGATTTTCACAACAGCCTTATGCAGTAAGTACAATCGTtagccctgttttacagatgggcaAATTGAGGTCCAAACAGATTCAGTAGCTTGCCTAaggacacacagctagtaagtgatagAACCCAGATGTGGATTCAAGCAACCTGACTCTAAGGCGCAGTTCTTGGTCAAGTGCTATGCTAAGGGAGCCACGGTGGGAGGGGACTACCTCCGAGGGCCCCACCTTCTGGAAGACAGTCTGGGTGGCTGCCTGGTATAGCTTCAGCTTCTGTTCCCGCTCTAGTCTTTTGGCTTCCGCTTGCTCTTCCGATGTCTTCACCTTCAGGCGCCCGTGCTATGGTTGCAAGAGTGCAGGCTGCCTTGCTGGGGCAGACCCACCGGAACCACCCCTGCGGAGCCCCAGGTTTATATCGGGCAACGGAGGCAAGCCCACGCCGGACAAGGGCAAGGGCGTGCGCATGCGGAGGTGAGGAGCTGGGCTCAGGGTTCTCACCATGGTGCTGGCTCAGATTCAGGGCAGGGGAAGGGTCCAGTGGTGCCCGTGAAACCTGGCGAAAGACGTGTCAATCATGGGAGTCCCGCCCCTCGGAGCCCCGCCCCTCGATGTCCCCAGGAAACCGTGAGCAAGCCCGGGCGGAGACCCCTGGGGTGTTAAGGGGTCCCGGGACAGACACTGCAAGTCCAGGAGGAACCCACCCGAACTGGTCTTGCACACGTGCGGCCCTGCCTACAGCCCGATCCGCCGGAGCTGGGCCCGAGTTGGGGCACTTAGCTTATGGAGACCACTCTGTGCCCAGAGGTTGCCGCTACCCGCCCGCCCCAAGGTTCCCAAGCACTGCTGCCCCCCGCGGGCGGACCCACCTGTGCTGGGAGGAGGCGAGCGGGACGCGGAGCTGCGGCGCCCGCCACCGAGCCCGAGCGCTGGCTAGAGCGGCGTCACGCCCTGGCTTCTCCGAGGCGCAGCGCCCTCTGCAGGCCTGGGGAGAGGCTCGCAGGAGAGCTTCCGACTCCGGAAGCGCCTGCGCAGGATTCCTGCGCGCTCTGTTCGAAAACGCCAAGTCCTTGTTAGCCTTCTGGTGTGTTAGTGTGAACGCTTAACTCTGATGAGCTCGGGAAAGCAGCGGGGGGTGCAGTTCCCAGCCAGCTGCTCAAACTGAGTTTCAGTTGAAAAAATTTCTTCCACAGCCGGAAACCACCCTTTCAGCGCTCGAGTGACCTCACTCTGACCGCACTGGCCACCTCTTAGTTGCCAAACCTAACATGAAGTTTCCGTTGACCTCTGCAGTGTTTGATGCTACTGACTTTCCTCGACTTGACACCGTGTTCTGGTCTCTCCTGCAGTTTCGTCCCTCTCTTCTCGTCTCTTCAGCTTGTTTTCCTCTAAATGATGTTGATCTCCTTTCCTACTACTTCTTTCTTCACACCCTGCTCCTGGAAGAATGTTCACAAATCCAAGCCTTAAACTGCTTGGAGCTGGAGCTCCTCAGAGCTCAGTCCTGGCCCACACTTTCTCTGAGTGACTACATCGACACTCTTGCTACCTGTACACCAATGGCACTCAAACTTGTATCTCCAGTCCACATGTCTTGCAAACtgtaataatggaaaaaaaaaatacagacacacacatattcataagCCTATTAGGTATCACCCCGGTGTTCAAGAGACACCTGGAACTCCAGAAGTCAAAAAGTATCATTGGCTCCTCCCCTTCCAGTCTCACCTTTGGCCTTCATGTTACCTATATCAGTGGATGGCCTCCGCCCTTTTCCATGATATCTCATAAATACCCCCTCCGTTCCCACTGTGCCAAGAATTTCAGTTCATTTATTCCAGAGATAGTTGAAAGTCTTTTCAATGTCCCCTCATTTTCACACTGTCATCCCTTTATCTCTGTGTTGCTGAGTCAACCTTTCTGAAATGCAGATTCGATTGTGATGTGTCTCTGCCAAAAACCCTTCCATGAAGCTttttgggaaagactctgattctcTCAGATCAGCACATCAGGCTTTTTGGCATTTGGGCCCTCCTTATCCCTATGGCCTCATGTTCTGCCTCTATCGAAAACTCTTCATTTCTGCTGATAGAACGGCTTGGGGTTTCCCAAGCTTGTTAACCTGTTCCCTCTTCGTTACTCTCCTTCCTCCACACCTCTTCCTTTGCCAGAGTAACTCCTGTTCACCTTTAAAATTTAACTCGTGTCgcctccaggaagctttccaaAATACCTCAATCTGTCAATGATAACACGTATTCCTCTGTCCTACTGTGAAGTCTTGATGTGTATGCTAGCTTCTCCTACGAGATTCAAAGTTCCTGGAGGACAGAAACAACATTTTTTTGATCCTCCTTCTCCAATACCTGGGCCCGATTTTCGGTAGTTATTGGATAATTATTTGAATGACTAGAACACTACATAGTGAGGGCTGGCTTGGCTGGGCCTAATGGTCAGTGCTGTGCACATTTAGGGATCTGAGAGATTGTGAGGCCTGGACCAGCTCAGGAAGGTTTCCTGATGGAAGCTTCATGGGTTCAGAGTGGTCACTGATTGTGTATTTGTGAGAAGTGTGTGTCCATGTGGCATATGTATAAGACACATCTGGGTAAAATATGGCTTtaaattctttatatttcttcCCCACCTTTCTTAGGCCCTGGAAATGGGTGTAAAGCGTCCACTCTCTATTCTGTCCTGACAAGCTTCAGGGAAAGAGACACGTGCCCTGGCCTCCTATACTTGTAGTCACCTTCCTCACTGGGGCTGCAATGACAAGCACTGTGTCAATGGCTTTGCACACACACAGGATTACATGTGGGAGGCAGTAAGGAGAGTGCTTAGGAACATGGACTCTGGGGTCCAACTGCCTAGGTGCAAATTCTGGCTTTGCCATTTATTAGCTATGTGACCTGGGCAAGGTACTTAATACCTGTGTTGAGTTTCTACTGTGTCTCAGTATTTTCAGCTGAAGCATAGGGAAAATAATGTtacctacctgctagtgttgagtgaaaattaaatgtaaagtCTATGTCAAGTGTTTAGGACAGTGCCTGAACAGTACTAAGTAAGGACAGTACTGGGTAAGgtaaataataatagtagtaatttttttctttttggctgggctgggtgttcattgcagcatgtggggactTCTCTCTACTAgtgcatgtgggcttagttgccccacagcatgtgctatcttagttccttgaccggaggtcaaacccatgtcccctgcattggcaggcggattcttaaccactggaccaccagggaagtcgtagtaattttctgattttcttaacAAATATGCCAGGAAATAGAGGCTCAGAGAGAAAGGCTAAGTAACTTGCTAAGTGTCACCCATGTAGTAAGTGGTCAAATGGACATAGGTCTGATCTGGCCCAGTCCTCGCTCCACCTCACCagctacttttttgttttgttggttgAGTTTTTGGCCACCATCTATTCTTGCTTCCTACTCTATAACCACTCACATGTACAACCAGATATCTGGGAAGACAGGTGCCCACAGGTGCAGATGTGACAGGTGCAATCTTATTACATCATAGTTGCAAAGGGTGGAGGAGACGGGGTGGAGGAAGGCTGCAGCAGGCATGAAATATTTTTTCGTGATTAGCAATCCTGAAACTGGGAAGTTTGAGTCAAGCAGACTTAAGGGAGGAAGTGAGTCTTAAATCTGCTTCCAAGAAGGTGGAGCCTGGTTTTGGAAAGAGGACAGGAAGGGCATTTCAAGCACGTGTTATGACAGGAAGGTGGGTGAGAGATAGCCAAACAGACTTAGCTGGCTGGCAGAGACTGAACCAGGTGCCTATAAACATAAGAGCAGTGGAGCCAAGACAAGCCTCTTGCTTTAAGGCAAAAGGATGTGTCAGGAGTTATATTTGGCCTCCTGTGTGGGATAAGTGGGAAGCAGGCAGGTGTCTGAGTCCACAGTC from Capra hircus breed San Clemente chromosome 10, ASM170441v1, whole genome shotgun sequence encodes the following:
- the RABGGTA gene encoding geranylgeranyl transferase type-2 subunit alpha, with protein sequence MHGRLKVKTSEEQAEAKRLEREQKLKLYQAATQTVFQKRQAGELDESVLELTSQILGANPDFATLWNCRREVLQQLEVQKSPEELATLVKAELGFLESCLRVNPKSYGTWHHRCWLLGRLPEPNWARELELCARFLEVDERNFHCWDYRRFVAAQAAVPPAEELAFTDSLITRNFSNYSSWHYRSCLLPQLHPQPDSGPQGRLPEDVLLKELELVQNAFFTDPNDQSAWFYHRWLLGRADPQDALRCLHVSRDEACLTVSFSRPLLVGSGMETLLLMVDESPLAVEWRTPEGRNRPSHVWLCDLPATSLNDQLPQHTFRVIWTAGDAQKECVLLKGRQEGWCRDSATDEQLFRCELSVEKSTVLQSELESCKELQELEPENKWCLLTIILLMRALDPLQYEKETLQYFQTLKAVDPMRAAYLDDLRSKFLLENSVLKMEYAEVRVLHLGHKDLTVLCHLEQLLLVTHLDLSHNRLRALPPALAALRCLEVLQANDNVIESLDGVTNLPRLQELVLCNNRLQQPAVLQPLASCPRLTLLNLQGNPLCQAEGSSEHLAELLPSVSSILT